Part of the Bacteroidota bacterium genome is shown below.
CCAACCACACCAACTATGTAAAAGAGGTGTACGCACCCTTTAGCCAAGAGGAAATATCGGACAAGATCAGCGAAATGCTGAACCCCAACCTGGATATACCGGTGCATGTGGTGTACCAAACAGTGGAGGGGCTGCACACGGCCATACCTGGCCATACGGGCGACTGGTACTTTACGGGCGACTACCCCACACCGGGGGGAAACCGGGTAGTGAACCGCGCCTTTGTAAACTACTATGAGGGCCGAGATACCCGCGCCTACTAGGCGCGAGTAGCGAGCGGTGCAGGGTACATAGCTGCCTTTTTCGGTGCCCCCGGGGGAGGTAACGCTACCCTACCCTACCATACCAGGTGGCACTGCTCCTCGCTACTGCCGGCCCAGGTACTGCTGCAGGCCTGCAAACACTTTCTGCATCTGGTTGCTGTTAAACTCATTCAAGTCCATCATCTTGCTCAGCATGGTCATCATCATGCCCTGTGTTTTCAGGTTTACATCGTAGTACAGCTCCGTTCGGTCTCCATTTGCCTCCAGGCGCCAGGTGGCCGTGCCGGTCCAGGGGCCATCGTAGTAGCGCATGTGTATCCGCTGTAGCGGCTCCACCTCCAGCACCTCCACCTTCCAGCTTACGGGCTGTGTTTTCATGCCAAAGCGGCTGCCGGGGCCATCGGGCACATGCCGCTCAATCTCAAAAGACAGGCTGGGTGGAAACCACTCGGGGTAGGCCGGTACGTCCATCAGGGTAGCATATACCTGCGCTACGGGAAAAGGGAGGCTGATATG
Proteins encoded:
- a CDS encoding SRPBCC family protein gives rise to the protein MSNVVTTDHISLPFPVAQVYATLMDVPAYPEWFPPSLSFEIERHVPDGPGSRFGMKTQPVSWKVEVLEVEPLQRIHMRYYDGPWTGTATWRLEANGDRTELYYDVNLKTQGMMMTMLSKMMDLNEFNSNQMQKVFAGLQQYLGRQ